GTTTTTTTCCAACGAGTAGGCAATTCGCAGTGCGTCCGGCTCTAGAATTTTATCCTCTTCGTGGAGGGCGTTAATTCCTTTGAAGACAAGTTTACCGGTCGTCAGCGTCCCTGTTTTGTCAAAGGCAACCGCACGGCAGTGGGCCAGGGCGTCGAGCGTGAGGCCGCCTTTTAGAAGGATGCCCTTTCTTGCGCAGGAGGAGATAGCGCTTAAGTAGGCGATGGGGATGGCTAAGATGAGTGCGCAGGGGGAAGCGGCGATCAGGAAGGTAACGGCCCTGTAGAGCGATCCCTCCTCACCGAGGTAGGCGATGTCGTAAACGAGCGGCAGTGCAAATGCCAGTAAGAAGGATAGGGCGATGATGCCCATCGCATAGGAGTTGCTCACTTTATCAAAAAAGCGCTGAAGAACCGGTTTTGCCTCCTGAGCTTCAGTGACCAGTTTGATGATGCGGCTGACAGTGGAATCCATTTCGGTTTTGGTCACTTCTACAACGAGCGATCCTTCATCGTTTTGCGCTCCTGCCGGGATCTCGTCTCCTGGTTTGATCGGAACGGGGATGCTCTCGCCCGTGATATGAGAGAGATTTGCCGAGGAAAATCCCTTTACCACTCTCCCGTCCAAGGGAACGACCTGGCCCGACTGGATGAGGATTGAGGCGCCGACAGAGATGTCTTTAACCGAACGCTCCTGATGGGTTCCATCGGAAAGGATGACCAAAGCTTTGGTTGGTACAAGTTTTCCAAGGGCGCTTAAAGTGGACTTTGCCTTACTCTGAACAGCCTCTTCAATCGATGAGGAAAGGGCGAATAAAACCAGCAGCATTCCACCTTCCATTCCGCTACCGACATAGAAGGAGGAAAACGCCGCCAGGGTCATCAGAACGTCAATATTGATGTCGGCTTTGGCGATATCCTCGATAGATTCGATGAGCGCGGGTATGCCCACCAAAAAGTAGACGATGACCAGAGCGAGCTGGCTTAACGGGATCCACTCTTCAAAGTAGGAGAGAAAAAAGGAGATGCAGAGCATGAAGAGCGCCAGCAGGGATGCTTTGAGGGGAAGGTTGACTCCCCAGTTGCGAGATTCGGGCGTCAGGAATGGGCTTTTCGACTCTTCAAGCCCGAGCTCGAAAAACTCCTCAAAGATGACGGGTTGTCTGAGGTGTCTTTGGGATGATTGCTCTTGGGTGAAAGTGGAGGTCATGGTTCTACCCGGTCGCTGGAATTAATAAGATGGCCAGAAAATAGGCGGTAGCGACGGATACTAGGGCAAGTCCGAGATTCCAGACCACAGCCTGTACAGCGTTGTTTTTCTCGTAGCGGGCAGCGAAGAGGCTGCTGAGAGCTACAACAGTAAAGCAGGCAGCATAAACCCCAGAAGGGAAGGAGATAAACAGCCCTATTCCCATGGCGAGACCGGCGATGAGCGCACCGCCAAAGGCTCCCAGAGCCTGTTTTAACGGATGCTGCTGAGTTTCCAGGGAAAGTCCGAGCTCTTCTTCGACCATTACCTTGAGCAGTCTGTCGCCGTCGGCCATTAAGACGTCGACAACGTCATCGAGCAGCTTTCCTTGAAACCCTTTTGCTGCGTAAAGAGCCTTCAGTTCTTCGCGCTCCTGGGCGCGGTGGTGATCGATTTCCCATTTCTCCTGGGCGATTACGCGATGCAGCCGCTCCAGCCTCGACCAGCCGAGCCATGCGCTCCGGCATGTTTTCCAAACCAGGGTCGCGATGAAAAATAGGAGCAGGAAATAGAATGTTTCCCAGGAGTTCATTCGATGATGGTTTAAAATGATGGCCACAAAACAGAGATAGAGCGAGGTCTCTTTGGCGCTGTCTGTCGCAGCGGAAAGATGGCCGGGAATTTCGCTGCCATGCACTTCCTGTGCCTCCAAGATGCCCGATGCCTGCTTTTCAACGACATGGGCTATCGCTTCTTTCTCATTAAAATGCGTCGATCCCATAATTAACCCGATTGGTCTCTTTGGTTATATACGGCAAGTGTCTCAAAGCCAAAACCCCAAATTTTGGAACACTTTCCGTATAAGGTTTATTTCGGCACAGCTTGCAATCTTGATACCGAAAGTGCCAAAACCCTCGATTTTGAGATACTTTCGGTATACTGCTTCTTTTTTACATAAGAGGGGGCGGCAGTCTCTATGAGCCAAAATCTCAAATTTTTTGAGGCACCTTCGGTGATCACAGGCTCTCAGTGAATTTGAATTTCGACCGCTCTTCGGTAAAAAAATATCCTTTTTAATTAAGTGTTATAAGGATGAGAACGAAACTGAGCTGGTGGGTATTGATAAACCCTTAATTTTTAGTTCATCATAGATCTTACACAGATTAATTCAAATGCGCTAGTGCTCTTTCTCCTGAAAACCGACGCAAAATTTGAGTGTGTCTCGATGTAAAATTAAATTTAATTATGTTATAATAAAAGCATGGGGTTGCTTGTTGCTTTTGATGGATTGCAACCCGCAGATAGGTATTTTAAGTCTTTATCTTAAACCGTTAAATGAACCGTCATCGGTTCTTGCAAAAGTGCCTCGGTATCCGTTTTATACAGCCTCCGCTGGTGGGGCCACACTTAAAGATCCAGAGAGGCAGCTGCGTCAGAAATAAGACTTTTGCAGGGAAAGAGATCCAATCGGTTCGAAGGAAAAAGCTATGCCAGTAAGCAGTACACCGGGTGAAGGAAGCGCCGGCCTGAATATTTTCCAGCTGGGCCATCTCGAAGGGAGCGCTGAAGGATCGGAGTATAACTGGAACGCCCGACTAGATTCGCTCAGCAAAAGTGAGCAGGAAAAGCTGATCTTGAATTTGCTCGCGGACAATCCGATGCTCATCTTCGGCCAGAGCAATCTTTTTTCCGCGAACTTCGCCAATTTGGCGACCCCTGAGGCGTTCGCTGCCGCCCTCATGGCTATCGAATCGCGGCGCAATGAAATTATATCCGGTATGCTCGATGCCTGGGTCGATTCGGTGGCCGAGCAGAAAAAGCTCTCCGAACAGGCTTATAAAAAGCAGGAAATTACCGAGCAGCAAACCGAATCGGATCAGAGAAAGCGGGATGTCATCAACGACTACATCGTCTGGGCAGATAGCCAGCCGAGCGATGCCCGGCCCAATGTGGCGGATGCGGCCGTCTTCTCGGACTACCTCCGCTTTTTAACCCAGCAGCAACGTTACGAAGCCGTCACGAGCACGCTCAATGAGCTGGTCGATAACTATTTCGAGAAAGTGACTCCTCCTGCGGTTGAAGACTCCGATATTGCGAGAGGCGCTCTCTCCGCTTTCATACTAAATGCCATGGTCATCGCTCCAGCATCACAAAATGTCGTGCTGCAGCCGATCAATATGAGAGAGCTCTCGACACAGATCGCTGTCAATCCGGTCAGCGATCAGGTGAATTTTGAAGCCGGTCAGTTCCCGCAGCGCCTGGCAGAGCAGGTTTTACCCGCCATCAACTTTTTTGTTCTGGACATGGTCAAGGATGTGACGATAACCCTTTACCTCAAGCAGCAGGAGACAGGAAAGAATCCGGTCGATAAGGACTTTGCCAACTCTTTTGCCGACAGGGTGCTCTCCGAGGTGTCGAGGCCCGATGTGATCAAAGAGAAGCTCATACGGCAGATCCCCGGTTTTGAGAACGCCACTGCTGAGCAGCTTGCCGATGCGGTGACCTACGCGCAGCTCTTCAGTTTGGCATCCGCTCTCGGCGTATTCGTCAAGGCAGAGGGAGGAGCAAACCTGCAGGAAAATGAGCTGAAAGAGATGTTGCTAGAGGGAAAAGGAATTCCTGAGGGCGATAAGAGGGCTGACATCGTGGCGATGATGAACGCCATCATCTTTGGCAGCGACACCATCCCGGGAATACCTGTAGAGAAAAGAGAACAGTTTGTCGAAGCCCTTTTGAGATATGTTTCCAGTATGCCCGATCCCGATCAACTGACGGACTTCATGACGGCTCTGAACGCCGCTTCCGCAGAAGTTTCTATGGGAGAAAGGGCTGTCCACACACGAAGGGACTAGTAGCCCATTACACTTAAAGGTGCATACCGAAAGTGTCTTGAAATTTTTGCTTTCCCGCTTTAAGAGAATCCAAATTCCGAGATGCTTTCGGTGTGGCTTAAGTATTGCAGATCCTGAGCGTTATTGCCGGATATAAAAGGGTTGCATCGGTGGGCGTTGGCGGGGCGCTTTGCCGTGATATCACCAGAGAGAGGTTC
The DNA window shown above is from Estrella lausannensis and carries:
- a CDS encoding heavy metal translocating P-type ATPase, whose protein sequence is MTSTFTQEQSSQRHLRQPVIFEEFFELGLEESKSPFLTPESRNWGVNLPLKASLLALFMLCISFFLSYFEEWIPLSQLALVIVYFLVGIPALIESIEDIAKADINIDVLMTLAAFSSFYVGSGMEGGMLLVLFALSSSIEEAVQSKAKSTLSALGKLVPTKALVILSDGTHQERSVKDISVGASILIQSGQVVPLDGRVVKGFSSANLSHITGESIPVPIKPGDEIPAGAQNDEGSLVVEVTKTEMDSTVSRIIKLVTEAQEAKPVLQRFFDKVSNSYAMGIIALSFLLAFALPLVYDIAYLGEEGSLYRAVTFLIAASPCALILAIPIAYLSAISSCARKGILLKGGLTLDALAHCRAVAFDKTGTLTTGKLVFKGINALHEEDKILEPDALRIAYSLEKNTIHPIAKSLVEYAKSVGMHGTEIHDFRAVPGFGLEGLATLEKEEKIHIGNLDFIKQLLPPDEGELLENQFLKILEEGNMVAALLVGNKPFLLSFQDQIRTGVKETIRSLREIYRLKLVMITGDHLQSAKRVAKEIGLDDFFANLKPQDKLNIVSDLSKRFSLAMVGDGINDAPSLARADVGIGLGQIGSNAATQASDVILLNDNIEMIDWLVGKSRATRAIVRQNLVLAAGALLIASLLALLGVLPLWLAVIIHEGGTVLVGLNGLRLLR
- a CDS encoding VIT1/CCC1 transporter family protein — its product is MGSTHFNEKEAIAHVVEKQASGILEAQEVHGSEIPGHLSAATDSAKETSLYLCFVAIILNHHRMNSWETFYFLLLFFIATLVWKTCRSAWLGWSRLERLHRVIAQEKWEIDHHRAQEREELKALYAAKGFQGKLLDDVVDVLMADGDRLLKVMVEEELGLSLETQQHPLKQALGAFGGALIAGLAMGIGLFISFPSGVYAACFTVVALSSLFAARYEKNNAVQAVVWNLGLALVSVATAYFLAILLIPATG